A DNA window from Schistocerca gregaria isolate iqSchGreg1 chromosome 2, iqSchGreg1.2, whole genome shotgun sequence contains the following coding sequences:
- the LOC126335439 gene encoding uncharacterized protein LOC126335439, producing MHPVRGTSLKPSTGVMTKERDEGNLGNHRRPGPGPGHGSGCNFGRGRGGVPEFGRGRGRGRGRAKDAIYRSEQISGSSVGSGLYGDSAPSSPQGTGYLTSQPGKQTDISGLQELVEGFRGSKRSNIRANKGTNQTPSTLRSANRRGGHLSWADMRRQSQRSNSTTDDSSEPDGSQRAFLSVSGSEGGWGGRGRGRLLDTTNIRKSDSSKKPAEDTSVWSGQGRGGILYVPGVSFHSGPGSPGWKRGTSNKGMLNSRHVIGGHAANYAGQFSQSFQRKEIVTHSSDNKNCLGWKKSTKDKESNNETKNDNLQLVESFEERVSHMQGSFVPYVQQSDRESVSNVENTEDVPPGVTEGNRQVNDIISPTESDDEKLLYQRKHSNVNNIEESFQKQLIVRTDNAVPVNTEKCVVPISYSTEQKRGRKEICPPRGGRSRGILLFGASFGTDGGTSGTRNAVACKNIFL from the coding sequence CCTTCCACTGGAGTGATGACTAAAGAGAGAGATGAAGGCAACCTTGGTAATCACCGAAGACCTGGACCTGGTCCTGGCCATGGCTCTGGCTGTAACTTTGGGCGAGGCCGGGGCGGTGTTCCTGAATTTGGTCGTGGTCGTGGTCGAGGCCGCGGTCGTGCAAAAGATGCCATCTACAGATCTGAacaaatcagtggaagcagtgttGGCAGCGGATTGTATGGTGACTCTGCTCCCAGTTCTCCACAGGGCACTGGTTACCTAACCAGTCAGCCAGGTAAACAGACTGATATAAGTGGACTCCAAGAGCTTGTAGAGGGGTTTCGTGGCAGTAAAAGGAGCAACATTCGTGCAAACAAAGGCACCAATCAGACCCCATCGACCTTACGTAGTGCTAACAGGCGTGGTGGCCATCTGTCGTGGGCGGACATGCGTCGACAGTCCCAGCGCTCCAATTCGACTACGGATGACTCCTCAGAACCAGATGGATCCCAACGAGCCTTTCTCAGTGTCAGCGGTTCTGAAGGAGGCTGGGGTGGTCGAGGCCGTGGCAGGCTTCTGGACACGACAAATATAAGAAAATCTGACAGTTCGAAGAAACCTGCTGAAGACACCAGTGTTTGGAGTGGCCAAGGGCGGGGTGGGATTTTATATGTCCCTGGTGTTAGTTTCCACAGTGGCCCTGGTTCTCCAGGGTGGAAACGTGGTACCAGCAACAAAGGAATGCTAAACTCTAGGCATGTTATAGGAGGCCATGCTGCTAATTATGCTGGCCAGTTTTCCCAGTCATTCCAGAGAAAAGAGATTGTAACTCACAGTTCAGACAACAAAAACTGCCTAGGGTGGAAGAAAAGCACTAAGGACAAAGAATCCAATAATGAGACTAAGAATGACAATTTACAACTTGTCGAGAGCTTTGAGGAAAGGGTCTCCCACATGCAAGGTAGCTTTGTACCTTACGTCCAGCAAAGTGACAGGGAGAGTGTTAGCAATGTTGAAAACACTGAGGATGTACCACCAGGTGTAACAGAGGGGAACAGACAAGTAAATGACATTATCTCACCTACTGAAAGTGATGATGAGAAACTTCTGTATCAGAGGAAACACAGCAATGTAAATAATATTGAAGAAAGTTTTCAGAAACAGTTGATTGTTAGAACTGACAATGCAGTTCCTGTAAACACGGAGAAGTGTGTTGTGCCCATCAGTTATTCCACTGAGCAGAAGAGGGGCAGAAAGGAAATCTGTCCTCCACGTGGAGGTCGCTCTCGGGGTATTTTGCTGTTTGGAGCAAGTTTCGGCACAGATGGGGGTACTTCTGGCACGCGAAATGCAGttgcatgtaaaaatattttcctgtga